The window gatctactttctccgaatagttttaaaccgcgcataAAAATCACTGtcttggtaagcatcaccgataggaaacccgagtatctcgagatgcgcagaacgtatgcgctataacaatagtaggcacagtccttaacAGTTTATTCCAAGTCGACTTTTGGAAGACAAAATGTTAAAGAAAAAGAGGGAGGTAAGAACTCTTTACACCAACTCTGCTTAATGTTTGCTAAATCAAGCGTTTATTTGTcctttggggtgcagggatggcgcagtggtgagacactagcttcccaccaatgtggcccaggttcgattcctcgacttggcgtcacatgtggcttgagtgtgttggttctctactctgcatcgagaggttttctccgggtactctggtttcccctctcctcaaaaaccaacatttgacttgttgtgttaattgttaatttcactttaaagtgttcccaattagtgctccagtgctaaatctactagacacttaaataaagttcctttcctttccttttctaatgataatgatgatgagaTCAAATAATTGAAAATCTTGATGGGTTGAGATTTTTTGGGAATTAGCATAGTATTGGTAGGTAAGATGCCAAACGAAGCAAGTATTTCACCAGCTGACTCCTGATGTGGTTCTCATGGCTCCAAAACACTTACTTTGTATTCATTCATCGCCTCTTTTGTCGTTACGATTTACAGGAAGGTCAGCGAGTGTGAAAGCTAAAAAAATCGCCGTGTGGACTTACGGTAAACCTCAAAATAttactaataatgataataataataataataataataataaccgtTTTTTAcgtgtcaagtgtatttagtgTCGAAGCTCCAACTGGGGACACTACAGAAgatcaactcaaatcaaatcaaaggtttgtttttgaggagagaggagaGGCCGagcacctggagaaaaacctcttgtagCAGAATTGAGAACTTACATGTGACATCTGGGAAGTCTGagaatcaaacctgggccaccTTAGTGGTAGTGGAATGCTCTCTCCACTCTACTCCCTCTCGCTCTCTACTCCCTTGGTAACTGTTTAATTTCATGTTAAAGGGACACCTCATACAACAGGGAAAGTCAGCATAATTGCGGCAGCCTTTTGAAGGCAAAGTGTacacaaaattcaaaactttaAACGTCTTTATTTCAATCGATGGAAATGGTATTATAACATTGAgaaattttacttttacaaTTCAGCATGACGATactaaaaactatttatttaaaatcCTTATCAATTATTGtcatattgcttttttttctcccttttatattttcttgttcttgtgtctttccttttccttttgccTTTCGCTTGTACTTGTGAGGAATCTGTTGCTACAGAGTACAAAAGACAATGGCTATTAGTTTTTTGAAGTTGTACTGCTTTACCATTATGTTTTTCTTTATCATCCCATTAACTCCTTAACTGCCCCCATTTATAGtgaataaaatcatctggcattagactgaGAAAAGACTCACAACTATGAGTCAATGGGTTGAAGGGGACGATCATACTTTTTGAGCAGGTGTAGAGGGTGTTTAAGGGATGAAGTTATCATTAGTGATTTACACTTAAAATGTTAATTCAGCAAGCGAGACCAAAATAAGAACCCCATGCAGGTTCCTTACATACCCCCAACTGTGGATTTTCCAGATGATGCTTCAAAACAAGGCAATGCAATTTGAGCACCACATTCCACTGAGGCAGTTTTCAAGGAAGCTGTGGTATGAGATGGTTTGCAAGACGAATTGTCTATATGGACCACAAGAAAAAACAGTATTTCATTATCAAGTAGCAGAACCAAATCTGTAATAATAAGACAGAAAATTTGGAAGTAAATAGTATTGTTTGGGCTAATGTTGCATtattaaaacatgtttagttgGTCCTAAATGTTTGAAGTAACTTTACCTTCCctgtacaaaaataaattatagtGCAATAAAGCTAGGGAACGGTTGCCTTGttctgaaattcaaacaaaaatattattgaaaattaattaagttaatACTTAATTGCACGTTGATAAGTTTTAATACAGTGCTAACTTTAGGTACTGTTTTCTGTTAAAATCTAAACTGTCTTCATATGGCTTTATAAGAAACACAAACTAAACATAAgagttttcagtgttgctgAGTGCCTTACCCTGATCAATTTGTGTCACAGTAAGATATGTAGTACCTTTTGTCTATCTAAAAGAATTTCATAATTCTTAAAAGAATCATTCCCACTACAATGCAGAGTCTTAACCAAAATGTAACTTGGCAGCATGCATTTTCAAGGTAGCTAAAGTTGCATGGTTTATTGGCTTACCATTGATTGTTTCTGAGAGGTCCTCTCTGTTTGGAAAATTCGCCAAAAAAGAAATCTGGAAGAAAAGGCAGCAGAAGGGAGGGATGCTATCCAGATGAAGTTCACCTGGACAGCAATCCTCCCCCGATAACCTATTGATGACACCCTATACAAACAGGTCTCAATTACATCATTTATATGGCTGCATCAGGAAAAATATGAACATCTAAAAAAATTTAACCATGAtgaatttgcttgtttgtttgtttttatgttgTGAGGCGATAATATTTGTGCAGGGGTCAGTTGGTGACTTACTTAGTAAGATAATGTTTCCCAAGAACGTGGAGGCAAAGTTCCTCGCTCATGAAGAGCATGGACGCAGAGGACCTGGCTCGATTGGGAACCTAGAAAGCCTAATGTTATGCTCCCAAGAACCAGGAGGCAAAGATCCTCGCTCACGAAGAGCATGGACACAGAGGACCCGGCTCAATTGGGATCCTAGATAGGCTGATGTTATGCTCCCAAGAACCTGGAGTCAAAGATCCTCGCTCACGAAGAGCATGGACGCAGAGGGCCTGGCTCGATTGGGAACCTAGAAAGCCTAATGTTATGCTCCCAAGAACCTGGAGGCAAAGATCCTCGCTCACGAAGAGCATGGACACAGAGGACCTGGCTCGATTGGAAATGCCATTAGCTAAGGATTGTTATTATATTAGTTTCCATGACTAGTTGGATCTTTTGGTGTGACTTGTGTTTGAACCTAACACAATTTAGAACTGTTGTGGAATTATTCTATGTTTCTATTACGCAACTATTTTTGCACTCGATTGAAAGCACATTATTTACATCGTTTTTCAGTCCCACAGGTTTTACGATTTCAGCGGGTATTTATGATGGATGCTAAACCATCTCAGGCTTTGGCTGTTGTCTTGGACTGACTGACACACTTGGCCTTAATcaggaaaaatttgaaaatctaATGAAATTAAAACATGATGACTTTGTTTGTTCCGTTTCTTTTCTCTGTTGTGATGGATTGCgaaaaaatgccagaaatgTATACTATTTGTGCAGGGGCCAGTTGGTGAATTAGTAAGATAACGTTATGCTCCCAACAACCTGGAGGCAAAGATCCTTGCTCACGAAGAGCATGGACACAGAGGACCTGGCTCGATTGGGAACCTAGAAAGCCTGATGTTATGCTCCCAAGAACCAGGAAGCAAAGATCCTCGCTCACGAAGAGCATGGACACAGAGGACCCGGCTCGATTGGGAACCTAGAAAGCCTAATGTTATGCTCCCAAGGACCTGGAGGCAAAGATCCTCGCTCACGAAGAGCATGGACACAGAGGACCCGGCTCGATTGGGAACCTAGAAAGCCTAATGTTATGCTCCCAAGAACCTGGAGGCAAAGATCCTCGCTCACAAAGAGCATGGACACAGAGGACCCGGCTCGATTGGAAATGCCATTAGCTAAGGATTGTTATTATAGTAGTTTCCATCACTAGTAGGAGCTATTGGTGTGACTTGTGTTTGAACAGAACACAATTTAGAACTGTTGTGGAATTATTCTATGTTTCTATTACGCAACTATTTTTGCACTCGATTGAAAGCACATTATTTACATCGTTTTTCAGTCCCACAGGTTTTACGATTTCAGCGGGTATTGATCATGGATGCTAAACCATCTCAGGCTTTGGCTGTTGTCTTGGACCGACTGACACACTTGGCCTTAATcaggaaaaatttgaaaatctaATGAAATTAAAACATGATGACTTTGTTTGTTcggttttttttctctgttgtgATGGATTGCgaaaaaatgccagaaatgTATAATATTTGTGCAGGGGCCAGTTGGTGAATTAGTAAGATAACGTTATGCTCCCAACAACCTGGAGGCAAAGATCCTTGCTCACGAAGAGCATGGACACAGAGAACCTGGCTCGCTTGAGAACCTAGAAAGCCTAATGTTATGCTCCCAAGAACCTGGAGTCAAAGATCCTCGCTCACGAAGAGCATGGACACAGAGAACCTGGCTCGATTGGGAACCTAGAAAGCCTGGTGTTACGCCCCCAAGAACCCGGAAGCAAAGACTCTCGCCCACGACGAGCATGGTCCCAGAGGACCTGGCTCGATTGGGAACCTAGAAAGCCTGATGTTATGCTCCCAAGAACCAGGAGGCAAAGATCCTCGCTCACGAAGAGCATGGACACAGAGGACCTGGCTCAATTGGGAACCTGGAAAGCCTAATGTTATGCTCCCAAGAACCTGGAGGCAAAGATCCTCGCTCACGAAGAACATGGACACAGAGGACCTGGCTCGATTGGGAACCTAGAAAGCCTAATGTTATGCTCCCAAGAACCTGGAGGCAAAGATCCTCGCTCACGAAGAGCATGGACACAGAGGACCTGGCTCGATTGGGAACCTAGAAAGCCTAATGTTATGCTCCCAAGAACCTGGAGGCAAAGATCCTTGCTCACGAAGAGCATGGACACAGAGGACCTGGCTCCATTGGGAATGCAATTAggtaagtattattattatagtttcgATCCGATGCGAGACAAAATGAATTTAGAGAAACTCAAGCTGCTTCATTGTAAATTTTTAGAAACTTATATCATGCTTCACTTAATCAATATAAACTTTGAATGCTTGCCTATTCTCACTAAGGATACATCTCCCACAgaaatacaataaattattacaaacaacaaaatgaatGATAACAACAATGCAATGAGTAAGAACGAAATATGAGTGACCAAAGGTAGCTAGATTGTAATGGAAAGTTGATTGACAGtcggtcagtcagtcagtcagccagCCGAAAAAGCACGCCAATCCCAGTTAAAAAGCAACAAAACTCATCGAACACACTTTTCTAATCTCTGATTTCCTTTACTTCTTCTCCCTTAAGgtccagggctcgaaattaacgaaaaaaaccACTCACAATTTTGCGTTatgatacgaaaatttagtcgcaatttcgcaaatctTAGTCacaaaatcgccgcgctgcactgtgttgtcagcggtttagcaaaaaagaTGAGcacgcaatacttgtgtgtaaagaaaccgctgaaaatggcgaatgatcgaaggatggagctgtgcacgtataAACATCGCATcgcagagaaaattcacagcgagaaacaaaataattttgtcatctatatatttatttattttagcaaaagaagCCGCAAAGTGGAAACTGCTAACctttttgtttcgaaagagcgaaggttaCAACGAGTAGCGAATTTGCGACTTTTCCatatattttagtcgcaaagggaaaaatctagtcgcaaatgcgaatgtattggtcgcaatttcgagccctgcttaCCTCTGAATTGTTTAGAGCCACTTTCATTTCCTCCTCAACCTTTTTTGATAGAAAAAGAATTGGGGTGTTATGAAAAGGAAGACCTAAAGCCTATTAAGTTATTCTTTAAATTGAAAGGGTTACTAAGGGCTGCTCTTTGAATGCAATGAcaatatgaaacaaaattaatagtgtACACACAATTATAACCATTTTCAAATTCCTGTCAAGTACTTACTCGTTCAGAAATGTCTAGGACCTCATTGGTTTGCAACCTGTCTGTGTGCATAACAATGGTTGATCCCCTTTGGATGGTGAAGTATAAGGGCATATTATTGGATGACCCTACCCAGTCATACACCTCCTgacaatgacaaaaccacaGGAAGTTAATTAGAAACAGTTTTCGCTATAGCTGCCTTGCTTTGTCGTTATCATATTATGAATTACTGGAAGCGAGTATTTGCTTTTTAGTTTCTTTCTTAGACTTATACAATAATTaatgttgtttctttttctttcttcatgtCAGCAAGGATGTTACCCAATACCACCTTACAAGAACTAAGAAATCACCAGATACCACCTTGCGCTTCTGGTTTCTTCAAATTGGGATTGCTTCATACAGAACCAAATGTTTGCTAACTTCTTTGACCTTGTGTGCATATGCATGACCAGCCATTCTGACTCCTTGGGTTTTTGCCCCTGGACCAAAATCCTGCCGGGCAATTAGCccattttgatgtatttggatTGCTATAGCCGTAAGCATTACTTTACTTTAGTAGTGAAATGAACTTATTTGCATGAGACTGGTTAAATTAGCCTTCTTTTCTCtaaataattacataattaattAAGTTTAGTAAAATATCTGCAAGTGCGAATTCTATTGAATAGTTTGAGATGTCCAACTCGTACCTTTTTCACTTCAGGAGTTAATAGAGAAAAGTAGATCTTTGTTTTAGAGCAGGggattaaaaataataatcaaagAGCCTTTTCATTTTATAGTCTTACAttatatattaatatttttgtgattttattgttttcagcAACACCCAAATACTCCAAACACAATCTGTTATGGCTGTTGTCATgtctgccattttggatatCATGAGGTATGAACAACTACATGTAAGAAGCAACAGTCACTTTCAGTAACCAGTATATATCATCAAGTTACtccttaaggacagtgcctactaattcaaaggtatttttggcccgatttatgattatgcaggaaaggtagatcttaccagttttattgaaatccaataagaaaattgggggtaaccatgcatttttcaaagataattcatgaacaatatttgtataaagctctgaaatacaaagcaatgtatggcgatctttctcaaattgaagctcaattctCTCTAAcgaatgcatggttatccccaattttctttttggataccaagagaacttACTAAGGTCTACTTTCTCTTCATAGTTTTGacccgtgcaaaaatatccctgcaaaCGATAGGAAagccgagtatctggagatgcgcagaacgtatgcgcaataactgtaggcactgtccttaacttCTTTATGCATGGCAATGTTCAGCTTACAACATTAGTTGGCGTATTTGAATCTGGTAAACAGTAGTGTATTGATCTTCAGGCATTATTAGCTTTTCAAAGTTCATGATTTAATTCTCCCACATTATACAACAaacaaagttaatattttataattattcTCTATTTCTCTCACCTGAAAGAAGGCAGTATCCTTAAAAAGCCGCTGCATCCTCTTTCCATCATGAGTTCTTATGATTATTTTTATCCCAGAATCTGGTTCTTCTGTGAGTCTTTGTTCCCTTTCCTTTCGTATCTGTTTGTTTCCAAGATAATTAGCATTGTAAAAATTACAGGCCCAGTAATAGATTAACTAGATTTATACATCACATTACTTTTTGCAGTAGGAAAAAATTTCCAGCGCACGAGAGAAAAGCTGCAGCATGTAATGTTTCAAGAATCTACCCATTTCTGAGAACATAAAGGAAACTATCGCTGCTGCACATTCACTAGTGTGGGGTGTGAAATTTGCTAACCATTTTCTGCATTCACATTTATAGTGGCAATTAATGAAGTCTTTTTGTGTCATATCCACTATTTATATCATTTTTGGTGAATTGTAACTTTATGGAGGAGAGTTCTCGCTAACCTTTTCTTCCTTCTGTTGTTCAATTGCGTCTCCTCTGTCACTGGTTTCTGCCTCCTGCAGTTCTTTCTCTTGCTGACCTCTTTCTGCTCTCCAATGTGCCCGTTCCCTGTCAAGaccacaaaattaatgaaagtgtGTAAACCATCCTGGAAAGTACAATGTACTTAGCCACATTGCTCATCAAAAGTTTTCTCTATTTTTTTCTGTACAGTGATAAGGTCtttcctttgatttttttttcttaggtaTATTATTCATACTTATTTGTTATGcatgtgtatatatatttagGCTATTATTTACAAATTGGATCGTCATAACAGCTTTCCTCACAAAACAGCTTTTtgtgcttttcttttatttctatcCCGTGATAAGGACAATCATATTAGTACCAAAATCAAGTTCTTTTTACCATAATTATTGGAAGCACCGTGCACCTAAGGCTTTTGATATTGTATCTTCCAGTAAATGCATTTATCAATAAATAGATTTGTTAATTACCTTTGCTGACTGAGGTCGTGGATTACATTTAGTGCTTCTCTTTGGTCACTCCTTTCTGACTCCCGCAGctctttctcttgctgagctCTTTCTGCTCTCCAGTGTTCCTGCTGTTCCCTGTCAAaaccacaataataataataataataataataataataataataataataataataataataataataataataacactttaTTTACATGCGTGTCACCTAGGAGCTAAAAGCTCGTTTAAACGCGAATGTGAgttaggattttattgaaacaaacgaGCGTACGAACTTTTTCCTGAAGGATACCCACAAAAGTTGGAAGTAACCTTTTGGGAAGTAAATTCAAAgtgaaaagtgttgaaactattCAGGGAATTAAGGCGCATGTCTCACCAAAAGTTGTTTCTGTTTAAACTAATAAGGTCTTTTCTTCTAAATTTTTTACTTatgttttatacataattatGAGTTTTGGCCTACATTTTCAAATTGGATTGTTATGTagcagtttttcctgcaaaacaCCTTTTTCGTGCTTTTTAGTCCATGATAAGGACAAAAACATTAAGACCAAAATAAAGTTCTCTTTTACTAGTGCGAAGCTCCTAATAAGGAATTACCTTTCCAGAGTGAGGTCATGGGTAAGGTTTCTTGCCCTTTCCAGTAGTTGCACAAATGCCACATCCTGTGCATCCAGGTCTGTTTCTGTAGGGAAAGATGTTACCCAAAATGtattaaagagaaaatgttggtagataataataattctaaGAATTACGGTGTGTTTAAGAATTTGCTGGAGTTTGTTTGTGGGTTAATTAACATACTGGTTTGCAAAAGCTACCTTCAAGCTGTCATCATAATGTAAATGAAACATTCTTGGTTGGTAATGCTGATCACTTTAGGCTTTGACTTGACATTAGTGGGTTAGTAGGAATAAGATGCATGCAAACAGAGTATCTGCCAAGTACTTGTATGTGTACTTTTCCTCACCAGAAATTTCTCCTACAAATGCTGCATTGCTGCCAAGTGATGGAACAAGGCAGATGATCCTCTCTGCCATACCACCTCTGCCATATTTGTCAAGGACTGAAGGGAAGGTAAAGACAATAATTCAAGTATATATTTCAGCAATCAGTTTAGTTtgccatgatttttttttgtcttctttagTGAGGAGCTTTGGTGTAGTCATTCCTGGGTAGTCATGGATGGCAGCATGCCCAAAttatttttgtcttatttgATTATTAAATCCTagggcagcaatgtatgttgcaggtcatttagttttgtttttgttttttttgttttttgttcttttattttcattcatgGCAAGAAATTACTGAAATTAATGTTTTGTTGGACATGTTTCACACTgcacttaaaaagaaaacaacaaacatAGTATTTGAGGTAGAGGTTGTTAAAGATGATGTTGTTAGCAGTGGTGGTCAAAAGTAATACACTCTGTTTTTACCCAGAACATAAAAAAACAGTGTTAAGAATATTGGTGGTTTAGACCTTGTTGTGTGAGAGTTACAGATGTATGTAGGAGATCGGCAAATTGCACAACTTCTCACGTCAAATGAAAACTGTTCCTCGGGTAATCTTGACTTAATTTAtggtgttgttgtctttattaACTTTGCAAGTCATGTGCTAAACATGCTTGTGACAAGAAAAACcttgtttttaaagaaatacAGTACAATTTTAATACATACCTTTTTTGCCATCATCAGATGACATTTCTGCCACCCAAAAGAGCCAAAGATGTTGATTTTCAGAGTTTACTACTCTATAAAGAAGCCTATTCAAGATAAAGTCCATTGTGAACAAAGTGAGCGTGATTCACCATACTGTACTTAGCTCGCTGGAAGAATGCTGGCAATACAATGCCTAAATTGCCTGTAtgctttaaagtggtactatgacgaaaatcgcatctttcttatctaagccattttgaaacataaacaagtagtctgcgtgagaagaaaaatgctgattacttttttcaaatatctcttttagTTCCAAAAAAGAGATGTCTTAACCAATTTATAtcagaattttttcattttttgcagtaagattctactaaatgttctccacaatatgagcttaacagttctgttaccatagcatcatactgggttccacaCCTTCCCcatattatgagcttttctggccacctttggcgttccatttggatatttgctaacagcactagatatgcatgatccagcaagcatataaatatgttagcacgaCTTTGTAGCGTTGTTTAACATTTCAAGCTGAAAgtcatattgaaatcaagtgggtgggtactggaaaagagtgagttgccatgagaacataattttttagaGCCaaaggtgtgtttcctgtagaactattagactaccaagtttcaatggtctgccttgtaaattggccaaggtagctctatttatatactcaatataatattaggttgagtgtatgatgtcatcagtcatgtcatttgcatattttacccatttttctaacttaaatatctccggaactaatgaagatatttgcagacggtaaatggcgtttttgttctttcatggaattctatgtgatacactcaaaaaatcaaggggtaaaaatttgatcatagtaccactttaaacagAGTTTAAACTGAACTTGTGTATTAAAAGAGGTTGCAAGTACATTTAGCAGTTGACTCAATATATATGACTTCAATGGATagaattttaagaattttaacTGCATTGAGTTTGTTTATACATTGCGCTACTTAAAGGAGGACTTGTTTACCTTAAAATATTCTCCCTTTTGCTGTGTAGGCCTTTCTTTTCATTCAGCAGAACAATCAGCATTGCCCTGCAACTCTCACGTGCCTGCCAGCATAACTAATACACACAAAAAAGTAAAGTTAAAACACAGGCAAACGGAGGTTCAGATTTATGGGATTCTCgctaatattattaattttatttcaataaggccatatatataccggtatatatcttgatataaatatatatatatatatatatccaagATAGATTTAATTACTTGGGGGTATCATGGAGTTAGAGAGTTATACTGTTAAAGTAGGTAACAGGTAGGACAAACTGAATATTCTTATTAGTCAGTGTGGTTAGCTCAAAGCATGTGTAATTGCATGTTTAGGAAGTGGTGTCCAATCTGTCCGTAGTGTTTTAAAGGGTACAGGAAAAAAGTGGTGTGGACACAAAATGGAGCCTGGTTGGTTCACTACAAATTGGCAATGAAGACAAATATCAAAGCAAGATTGTTACACTGTAACCCATTAAAAGGGCACCACACACTAGTAGTCTAATAATTTATAGTTCCACAGTTACTTCCTTACCTTGAAGATCTTGTACAACAataacatcatcatcaaatGTACTGTGGTGTAGATCCCAAGTATCTTTATAAGAATGGAGTACAATAATaactactgttattattattaatatcttGTTAATGTAAATTTCAGAGTACTGTAGGTCTACATGAACATTTTGGGTTAATATCAATCTTTGAATTGTAAGTTACTTACAGTCACTTAGAGTATGAAAGTGAGCCGTAGAAGGCGTtttccagtggttagggtgttgggtttgcatgcggttgccccgggttcaaatcccattctaacctctggtcaggatt of the Montipora capricornis isolate CH-2021 chromosome 7, ASM3666992v2, whole genome shotgun sequence genome contains:
- the LOC138058161 gene encoding uncharacterized protein, coding for MAERIICLVPSLGSNAAFVGEISETDLDAQDVAFVQLLERARNLTHDLTLEREQQEHWRAERAQQEKELRESERSDQREALNVIHDLSQQRERAHWRAERGQQEKELQEAETSDRGDAIEQQKEEKIRKEREQRLTEEPDSGIKIIIRTHDGKRMQRLFKDTAFFQEVYDWVGSSNNMPLYFTIQRGSTIVMHTDRLQTNEVLDISERVST